actggagtaaaaatgtgtggaatatacagaccgaattcacttcatttccttcagttgctgcaagtccccaacttcccccagaatgaggaaagaaatggaaagggggaaacattgatttcctcccagatgttgaacagaggaggaagtttcactctgaagctcattggacaacttccgtattgtgacgtcacaatagagccctgcctgaatcagccaatagaaatcactctgctccggggtgacgtctccgggttccagtgcgcaggcccgggcgcgcggacccaggagccccgcccccacccattgttccccttccCCTGCACCTCCTTgaaccaaggtttccaggcaaccggctgacggctccggcaagagcgagaagccgctcagtGAGCTCTCCCGCCCCCCGGCCCAGGACTACacatgtgcgagggagaggggaagctgcgcatgtgcgggggagaacccaccctctgatcttcatgctgaggtgttgaccaatgggaagagttggaggaccggaaggactctggtcttccagccaatcagagcgtgggctttgtgtgaatgatgaTTGattttcagacagactcaaacttcctcctgtctcaaacatctgtgagtaaaacactttctcttcaaccccctttccatttcttttctcattctgggggaaattggggacttgcagcaactgaagagaaaggaagtgaatccagggagggtgcagactctggaaaggttggtccAGGTTTCTCGCTCTCTcgaaccagaaaatgatccatttctgcccactgtttgctgttagccaatcttctatccacgccaatatgttatccccgcagcatgaacttttatttgctgcaataacctttcatgtggcacctcatcaaatgtcttctggaaatctgagtacagcacatccaccggtttccctttatccaattcccgatggggaattttagaaaattgaacaacacatcaactatctcactctgttaagacccgagaatgaagcccagcaggacccgaggactcatcagcccacagctccaacagtttgctgaggaccacttccctgggaattgtgctttttcagagttcatcccacacttctgttttctgatttccagctgtttctgagttttaactgtatcctctattgtgaacaccgaggcaaaatacttgttcaattcatctcccagctccttatttttcattatcaattcctggactcactttctattagacagttaagaaatgaggtcgagcaagtgactgaagtgtcagtcaaggagcactattgggagcaccaatagtttcaaaatagttcaggaaaaagataggacaggtccacaggtcaaggccctaaactggagcagggccacttttgtgggcattaggcaggatctagcagatgtcgattaggtgagtttgtttgaagggaaaggaatgactggcaaatgggaggttttcaaagtgtgatatcaagagtccaggggcagtatattcctgttaagatgcagggaaagaatggtaaatttaaggatctctggcagacaagggacattgaggctctggtcaggtaaaagaaggaagcatacattgggtttaggcaatcggggacaagtgaatcactctgactataaaaagtgtaagaaaatactgaagagggaaatcaggaggacaaaaagagggtctgatatggatctggcaggtaagattaaagaaaattccaagaggttctatagctatattaagagtaagacggtggctagagagagaatagatccccttaaaaatcagtatggccatctgtgtgtggagccacaggagatgggtgagatttttaatgaatacttctcctctgtgtttactgcggagagcaccatgggtgctaaagaaataagggaaacaagtggtgatgtcttgggcacacgcatgttacttgggaggaggtatctgcagccttataaaagcaaattactgcggatgctggaatctgaaaccacgagagaaaatgctggaaaatctcagcagttctagcagcatctgtaaggagagaaaagagctgatgtttcttgtctagatggccctttgtcaaagctctgaaacatcagttcttttctctccatacagatgctgccagacctgctgagaatggggagagagtatgtgggatggagatttacagcttttggggaatgagagaggaaagaatgttccatagaaattgtctgttctgaatttctatcctgtactgacactgatgacttttgtaaactcattttacaggatcttgaaagaggaatcacaggccgaaatctcaaacgtcacgtctagacgcgacagaatcatattccttgggacctcaatatcatcggaatttgaatccagaaggagaaatgattgtccagtctgtcgatttgaaaagatttgaaatgtcagtgtgagtgaaaaagcatcgacacactgccacacttgagtgagagtgttccaatgcactgactaaagagctttaaccagttacacagtctgaataaatatcacaccattcacagcgggtagagactgtaatcttgttctgtgtgtggacgaagtttcaactaattgtccacccaagggagaggtaaggacacctgcaccatggagaaaccatggaaatgtgtggactgtgggaaaagatacagagccccatgtcTGCTGGCAGCTCattggcgcagccacactggggagagaccattcatctgctctcagtgtgagaagggattcattcagttatccagcctgcagacacacgagcgagttcacactggggagaggccattcacctgctctcaatgtgggaagggattcactcagtcatcccacctgcagacacaccagcgagttcacactgaggagaggccattcacctgctctcagtgtgggaagggattcattcagttatccagcctgcagagacaccagcgagttcacattggagagaggccgttcacctgctctcagtgtgggaagggattcacttgttcatctaacctgcagacacaccagcgagttcacactggggagagaccgttcacctgctctcagtgtgggaagggattcactcagttatccaccctgcagacacaccagcgagttcacactggggagagaccattcacctgctctcagtgtgggaacggattcactcagttatccagcctgcagacacaccagcgaattcacactggggagaggccgttcacctgctcccagtgtgggaagggattcagagtttcatccaccctgctgagacaccagcaagttcacgagtgattccaggggttggattctgctgttattgtttctgctctcaattacatccaggactgcattttgttcattctcacagttggtcaatgggaagggtcagagggtttctttctgctggactggccgatctcagcctccagtgggctgatgctctttgagtcttgttgcgaatacctagtttcaaatttcacaaggatcacagagtgacagggtgttaggaagttaagggatagtcactatttctgtttgaaactcccccagatgcccatccaa
This sequence is a window from Mustelus asterias unplaced genomic scaffold, sMusAst1.hap1.1 HAP1_SCAFFOLD_2301, whole genome shotgun sequence. Protein-coding genes within it:
- the LOC144489545 gene encoding uncharacterized protein LOC144489545, which encodes MEKPWKCVDCGKRYRAPCLLAAHWRSHTGERPFICSQCEKGFIQLSSLQTHERVHTGERPFTCSQCGKGFTQSSHLQTHQRVHTEERPFTCSQCGKGFIQLSSLQRHQRVHIGERPFTCSQCGKGFTCSSNLQTHQRVHTGERPPFTCSQCGKGFRVSSTLLRHQQVHE